From Plasmodium relictum strain SGS1 genome assembly, chromosome: 8, the proteins below share one genomic window:
- a CDS encoding methionine--tRNA ligase, putative, which produces MKYFLLFFIYFNTILIIKIFKEKIVFCYSLSYCKKIKNDPFDNLKRKVKLYVYIVRPKKYLFVKNYPKNGCEQKINNIIQVKLNKLVSIRNGSKILMKNELNKYNIDVVSDKINNKIKNEYINNDDIDNILDYLKKSDKNEKCLFMSTPLYYGNDKPHIGHAYCNILGDVISRFEKLRNENERKLIFFSGMDEHGLKIELKSKKMNITNNEHIDNICKYYKKMNNELDIKINLFYRTSNEFHKSFVQNIWSYLINNNYIYKDVYKGYYDISEERYLGEIELKEKKNKENVIYIEEENSYFFNIIKFQEFLIDFYESNENYIFPNYLQKEIIFFLKNDLKNICISRYNTNWGIKIPGEEKGTIYVWFDALLSYISSILYIIKKNSLKHKKKNNEYHTSHNLFSNDFLSSENIKTSDILCSYEDILNLVNINNNKDGNNNIHNNDNNNNNNSINKINNINFFNLFEKAWNPFIQIIGKDILKFHGILYMCLLKSLNLKFPEKILCHGLIKNKNIKMSKSLNNIVSPFTLLEKYNSDVIRIYFIGCANIYEDKNFKEKNLQAFELFLRNNVGNLLYRVLSLCLVNNYKIIQEIKTDDYNNSSILNECRDIKEKLINFTKKMEFPLFLENIMTLIKNVNKFFVHKKPWNYINNSYQFNSIIYETLESIKFFSIFMYPVIPQISLNILKNIGLKNINENNISIDMLEKRTENFVLKKLIKII; this is translated from the coding sequence atgaaatattttcttttatttttcatatattttaatactatattaataataaaaatttttaaggaaaaaattgttttttgtTATTCTCTTTCCTATtgtaagaaaataaaaaatgatccCTTTGATAACCTAAAGagaaaagtaaaattatatgtttatatagtAAGACctaagaaatatttatttgtaaaaaattatcCTAAAAATGGGTGcgaacaaaaaataaataatataatacaGGTAAAACTAAACAAATTAGTATCTATTAGAAATGGctcaaaaattttaatgaaaaatgagttaaataaatataacattGATGTAGTTagtgataaaataaataataaaataaaaaatgagtatataaataatgatgatatagataatatattagattatttaaaaaaatcagataaaaatgaaaagtgTCTTTTTATGAGCACACCACTTTATTATGGGAATGATAAACCTCACATAGGACATGCCTATTGTAATATATTAGGCGACGTAATAAGTagatttgaaaaattaagaaatgaaaatgaaaggaaattgatttttttttcaggAATGGATGAACATGGTCTGAAGATAGAATtgaaatcaaaaaaaatgaatataactAATAATGAACATATTGATAATATTTGcaaatattacaaaaaaatgaataatgaattagatataaaaataaatttattctaTAGAACATCTAATGAATTTCATAAATCCTTTGTTCAAAATATATGGagttatttaataaataataattatatatataaagatgtTTACAAAGGGTATTATGACATAAGTGAAGAAAGATATTTAGGTGAAATAgagttaaaagaaaaaaaaaataaagaaaatgtaatatatattgaaGAAGAGaatagttatttttttaatataataaaatttcaaGAATTCTTGATTGATTTTTATGAAAGCAATgagaattatatatttccaaattatttacaaaaggaaataatattttttttaaaaaatgatttaaaaaatatttgcaTAAGTAGATATAATACTAATTGGGGAATAAAAATCCCTGGAGAAGAAAAAGGAACTATATATGTGTGGTTTGATGCGCTGTTATCGTATATATCATCTATACtgtatataattaaaaaaaacagcttaaaacataaaaagaaaaacaatgAATATCATACTTctcataatttattttctaatgATTTTTTAAGTTCAGAAAACATAAAAACAAGTGATATTCTTTGTTCATATgaagatattttaaatttagtaaacattaataataataaagatggCAACAATAATATtcataataatgataataataataataataatagtattaataaaattaataatattaatttttttaatctatTTGAAAAGGCATGGAATCCttttattcaaataataggaaaagatatattaaaatttcatgGTATTCTTTATATGTGTTTATTAAAAAGCTTAAATTTAAAGTTTCCTGAAAAAATACTTTGTCATGGTTtgataaagaataaaaatataaaaatgtcaaaaagtttaaataatattgtaAGTCCTTTTactttattagaaaaatataattctgATGTAATacgaatatattttattggATGCGCCAATATAtatgaagataaaaattttaaagaaaaaaatttacaagcTTTTGAATTATTTCTTCGTAATAATGTAGGGAATTTACTGTATAGGGTATTATCATTATGCCttgtaaataattataaaataattcaagAAATAAAAACGGATGACTATAATAATTCTTCTATTTTAAATGAGTGTAgagatataaaagaaaaattaattaactttacaaaaaaaatggaatttCCTCtctttttagaaaatataatgacattaataaaaaatgttaataaattttttgttcatAAGAAACCTtggaattatataaataattcttaTCAATTCAATTCGATAATATATGAAACATTAGAAAGcatcaaatttttttctatttttatgtatCCAGTTATACCTCAAATTTctcttaatattttaaaaaatataggtttaaaaaatataaatgaaaataatatttctataGATATGTTGGAAAAGAGAACAgaaaattttgtattaaaaaaattaattaaaattatttga